A window of Lysobacter terrestris contains these coding sequences:
- a CDS encoding hybrid sensor histidine kinase/response regulator — protein sequence MLHAGLILFAALLWLGLLFAAGLYGERHPQAFATRWKHVYALSLAVHCTSWTFYGTVTQAARYGWPLPPTFLGAILLYALAAALMVRLVKLARETNATSIADLIATRLGKDTWLAATVTLVAALGLVPYIALQLKAMAMSFAVLSGNTRGTAEVPPWQDIALYVALAMALFAMLFGTRRVSAAEHNRGLVLAMAFESLLKLGAMLALGAFVWWGLGDLPATTTATPAPIANDGGFIPLVLLGAFAMFILPHQFHIAVVECRDEHDVRTARWLFPLYLVLIALPVLPLARAGQALLGNTGVSSDMYVLALPLSQGHAGLGLFAFLGGLSAATGMVVVSTLTLSLMIGNHWLAPGLLRRAWVRDDSGDLRGAVRLLRRVGIVAIMLLAWMYGRAVAGSAALADVGAVSFSALATLAPALAFAVWRPHTPPRAAIAGIVGGFAVWAWCLLLPVMASSHGVTPAWVSAGPFGAQWLAPDALFGLTGWSRLGRAVGASLFVGTLVTALVAVWRTAPLRRESRGLDAATLRNAGRRFLPRERVAELLATAPATGAVPHAIEAAMEHDLAAVLGSASARVLLDAARREGGNGHDLDTVAAIVDTAAQDLRFNQRVLEAALQNMSQGISVVDAQLRLVAWNRRYAQLFGYPDTLLRVGTPIAELSAWTLQRMPHKGALQQALARRLAFMRAGSPHLSERVFPDGSIVEIRGNPMPGGGFVATFTDVTAFRRAEAELLQANETLEQRVVDRTTLLEQAKREAESANDAKSRFLAAIGHDLLQPLHAAHLFTDALAQTREADTQHVVIDQIRGALDSTTDLLTGLLDMSRLEAGGLVPERRALPLADVLEPLASEFRALAAERGLAFRYVPSALWIDTDPQLLRRVLQNFLANAVRYTARGRVLLGVRRDGSAHDNGSLRIEVHDTGPGIAVDQQQLIFEEFRRGGDAPGQGLGLGLAIAERIAGLLHAPLTLRSAPGRGTMFAVSVPIVPAQAREPVASPSPRARLPGLHVLIVDNEPLAMDALRRVLEGWGCRVSAAARETEAANAIHGDPADAWLFDYHLDDDTGVALHERLKDRHGARPTVILSADHTETVRRAVHEAGLPLLMKPLKPLALKSVLDRLLAARAVS from the coding sequence ATGCTCCACGCCGGCCTGATCCTCTTCGCCGCGCTGCTCTGGCTGGGCCTGCTGTTCGCGGCCGGGCTGTACGGCGAGCGCCACCCGCAGGCCTTCGCCACGCGCTGGAAGCACGTCTACGCGCTCTCGCTCGCCGTGCACTGCACCTCGTGGACCTTCTACGGCACGGTGACGCAGGCCGCGCGTTACGGCTGGCCGCTGCCGCCGACCTTCCTCGGCGCGATCCTGCTCTACGCGCTCGCCGCCGCGCTGATGGTGCGGCTGGTGAAACTGGCGCGCGAAACCAACGCCACCTCCATCGCCGACCTCATCGCCACGCGCCTGGGCAAGGACACCTGGCTCGCCGCCACCGTCACCCTGGTCGCCGCGCTCGGCCTGGTCCCGTACATCGCGCTGCAGCTGAAGGCGATGGCGATGAGCTTCGCCGTGCTCAGCGGCAACACCCGCGGCACCGCCGAAGTCCCGCCGTGGCAGGACATCGCCCTCTACGTCGCGCTGGCGATGGCATTGTTCGCGATGCTGTTCGGCACGCGCCGCGTCAGCGCCGCCGAGCACAACCGCGGCCTCGTGCTGGCGATGGCCTTCGAATCGTTGTTGAAGCTGGGCGCCATGCTCGCGCTGGGCGCGTTCGTCTGGTGGGGCCTGGGCGACCTGCCGGCAACGACAACCGCCACGCCAGCACCCATCGCCAACGACGGCGGCTTCATCCCGCTGGTGCTGCTCGGCGCCTTCGCGATGTTCATCCTGCCGCACCAGTTCCACATCGCCGTGGTCGAGTGCCGCGACGAACACGACGTGCGCACCGCGCGCTGGCTGTTCCCGCTCTACCTCGTGCTGATCGCGCTGCCGGTGCTGCCGCTCGCGCGCGCCGGGCAGGCCCTGCTCGGCAACACCGGCGTGTCCTCCGACATGTACGTGCTCGCCCTGCCGCTGTCGCAGGGCCACGCCGGCCTGGGCCTGTTCGCCTTCCTCGGTGGCCTCAGCGCGGCCACCGGCATGGTCGTGGTCAGCACGCTCACGCTGAGCCTGATGATCGGCAACCACTGGCTCGCGCCCGGGCTGCTGCGCCGCGCCTGGGTGCGCGACGACAGCGGCGACCTGCGCGGCGCGGTGCGCCTGCTGCGCCGCGTCGGCATCGTCGCGATCATGCTGCTGGCGTGGATGTACGGCCGCGCCGTTGCCGGCAGCGCGGCGCTCGCCGATGTCGGCGCGGTGAGCTTCTCCGCACTCGCGACGCTCGCGCCCGCGCTCGCGTTCGCGGTGTGGCGCCCGCACACGCCGCCGCGCGCGGCGATCGCCGGCATCGTCGGCGGCTTCGCGGTGTGGGCGTGGTGCCTGCTGCTGCCGGTGATGGCTTCCTCGCACGGCGTCACCCCGGCGTGGGTGAGCGCGGGTCCGTTCGGCGCGCAATGGCTCGCGCCCGATGCCCTGTTCGGCCTCACCGGCTGGAGCCGCCTCGGCCGCGCGGTCGGCGCCAGCCTGTTCGTCGGCACGCTCGTCACCGCGCTCGTCGCGGTGTGGCGCACCGCGCCGCTGCGGCGCGAATCGCGCGGCCTCGACGCCGCCACCCTGCGCAACGCCGGTCGCCGCTTCCTCCCGCGCGAACGCGTCGCCGAGCTGCTCGCCACCGCGCCCGCCACCGGCGCCGTGCCGCACGCGATCGAAGCGGCGATGGAACACGACCTCGCCGCCGTGCTCGGTTCGGCCTCCGCGCGCGTGCTGCTCGACGCCGCGCGCCGCGAAGGCGGCAACGGCCACGACCTCGACACCGTCGCCGCCATCGTCGATACCGCCGCGCAGGACCTGCGCTTCAACCAGCGCGTGCTCGAGGCCGCGTTGCAGAACATGAGCCAGGGCATCAGCGTGGTCGACGCGCAGCTGCGCCTGGTCGCCTGGAACCGCCGCTACGCGCAACTGTTCGGCTACCCCGACACGCTGCTGCGCGTGGGCACGCCCATCGCCGAGCTCTCCGCGTGGACGTTGCAACGCATGCCGCACAAGGGCGCACTGCAACAGGCGCTCGCGCGTCGCCTCGCCTTCATGCGCGCCGGCTCGCCGCACCTGTCCGAGCGCGTGTTCCCGGACGGCAGCATCGTCGAAATCCGCGGCAACCCCATGCCCGGCGGCGGCTTCGTCGCCACCTTCACCGACGTCACCGCGTTCCGCCGCGCCGAAGCCGAACTGCTGCAGGCCAACGAGACGCTGGAGCAGCGCGTCGTCGACCGCACCACCCTGCTCGAACAGGCCAAGCGCGAAGCCGAATCCGCCAACGACGCCAAGAGCCGCTTCCTCGCCGCGATCGGCCACGACCTGCTGCAACCGCTGCACGCCGCGCACCTGTTCACCGACGCGCTGGCGCAGACGCGTGAAGCCGATACCCAGCACGTAGTCATCGATCAGATCCGCGGCGCGCTCGACTCCACCACCGACCTGCTCACCGGCCTGCTCGACATGTCGCGCCTGGAAGCCGGTGGCCTGGTGCCCGAACGCCGCGCGCTGCCGCTGGCCGACGTGCTCGAACCGCTCGCCTCGGAGTTCCGCGCCCTCGCCGCCGAACGCGGCCTCGCCTTCCGCTACGTGCCCAGCGCGCTGTGGATCGACACCGACCCGCAACTGCTGCGGCGCGTGCTGCAGAACTTCCTCGCCAACGCCGTGCGCTACACCGCGCGCGGCCGGGTGCTGCTCGGCGTGCGCCGCGACGGCAGCGCGCACGATAACGGCAGCCTGCGCATCGAAGTGCACGACACCGGCCCCGGCATCGCCGTCGACCAGCAGCAACTGATCTTCGAAGAGTTCCGCCGCGGCGGCGACGCGCCGGGGCAGGGTCTCGGCCTGGGCCTCGCCATCGCGGAGCGCATCGCCGGGCTGCTGCATGCCCCGCTCACCCTACGCAGCGCACCCGGCCGCGGCACCATGTTCGCGGTGAGCGTGCCGATCGTGCCCGCGCAGGCGCGCGAACCCGTCGCCTCACCGTCGCCACGCGCGCGCCTGCCCGGCCTGCACGTGCTGATCGTCGACAACGAACCGCTCGCCATGGACGCCCTGCGTCGCGTGCTCGAAGGCTGGGGCTGCCGCGTCAGCGCCGCCGCGCGCGAGACCGAAGCGGCCAACGCCATCCACGGCGATCCTGCCGACGCCTGGCTGTTCGACTACCACCTCGACGACGACACCGGCGTCGCCCTGCACGAACGCCTGAAGGACCGCCACGGCGCCCGCCCCACCGTGATCCTCAGCGCAGACCACACCGAAACCGTGCGCCGCGCCGTGCACGAAGCCGGATTGCCGCTGCTGATGAAGCCGCTCAAGCCGCTGGCGTTGAAGTCGGTGCTGGATCGGTTGTTGGCGGCTAGGGCGGTGTCGTAA
- a CDS encoding YeeE/YedE thiosulfate transporter family protein, protein MNAVSFAIGMVAIGLMGFANQRGPICTVGAIREIVTENRYVRFSALLEASLWVGGGLVLLNGAGLLPQMPQGYVASAATIIGGALLGLGAFINGTCAVGTIARIGARHWAYLWTLVGFFLGSLAMAWLALPRRSDDGSILLVASAWLIAACGVLLTVRLLTHGRGLWRTRITPLRYVWSPHVATTILGLCFLIAFVTVGAWSYTDTLGGLARGMTSRLVPSLLLFLALFTGALIGGWTTDASGANLPKGAPARNCLLGGGLMGAGAALVPGGNDGLILIGMPLLWPYAWTAFASMCVTIYMATLFAHAKLRRHSL, encoded by the coding sequence ATGAACGCCGTCTCGTTTGCCATCGGCATGGTCGCAATCGGGCTGATGGGATTCGCCAACCAACGCGGGCCGATATGCACCGTGGGGGCGATCCGCGAGATCGTCACGGAAAACCGCTACGTCCGATTCTCGGCGCTCCTGGAAGCTTCGCTTTGGGTTGGCGGTGGCTTGGTCCTCCTCAACGGGGCAGGGCTTCTCCCGCAGATGCCGCAAGGCTACGTGGCTAGTGCGGCCACGATCATCGGAGGCGCACTCCTCGGCTTGGGGGCTTTCATCAATGGGACCTGCGCCGTCGGAACAATCGCGAGGATCGGCGCCAGGCATTGGGCTTATCTATGGACGCTGGTCGGCTTTTTCCTTGGAAGCCTGGCGATGGCGTGGCTGGCCTTGCCTCGGCGATCGGACGATGGATCGATTCTGCTTGTTGCCTCGGCGTGGCTGATAGCAGCCTGCGGCGTCCTGTTGACGGTGCGGTTGCTAACGCACGGACGAGGTTTGTGGCGCACGCGCATCACGCCGCTGCGCTACGTATGGTCGCCGCATGTCGCAACGACGATCCTGGGGCTGTGCTTCTTGATTGCGTTCGTGACGGTAGGCGCTTGGTCGTACACCGACACGCTGGGTGGACTGGCGCGGGGCATGACGTCGAGGCTGGTCCCGAGCTTGCTTCTGTTCCTTGCGCTCTTCACCGGGGCGCTGATTGGCGGCTGGACGACCGACGCCTCCGGCGCCAACCTGCCTAAAGGTGCGCCTGCCAGGAATTGCCTGCTTGGCGGTGGGCTCATGGGCGCGGGAGCGGCACTGGTGCCGGGCGGAAACGATGGCTTGATCCTGATCGGAATGCCGTTGCTATGGCCATATGCGTGGACCGCCTTCGCCAGCATGTGCGTGACGATCTACATGGCGACGCTCTTTGCGCACGCCAAACTCCGCCGCCATTCCCTATAG
- a CDS encoding MarR family winged helix-turn-helix transcriptional regulator — translation MNTKPEQASELKLSEFLCFAVYSANLAFSKVYRPILDALGLTYTQYVTLVALWEENDQTVSGLGEKLFLESNTLTPILKKLEGMGYVERLRDPTDERQVRIQVTKSGRRLRDKAVVAVSDLGTATGLGPKEFSRLQKEIVTLRNSLLQSADHAG, via the coding sequence ATGAATACGAAACCTGAACAGGCATCGGAGCTGAAGCTGTCCGAGTTCCTGTGCTTTGCGGTCTATTCGGCGAACCTGGCTTTCAGCAAGGTCTATCGTCCGATCCTCGACGCGTTGGGCTTGACCTACACCCAATACGTCACGCTCGTGGCCTTGTGGGAAGAGAACGACCAGACCGTGAGTGGCCTGGGCGAGAAACTCTTCCTGGAATCCAACACACTGACGCCGATCCTGAAGAAGCTCGAGGGCATGGGTTACGTGGAGCGCTTGCGGGATCCAACTGATGAGCGGCAGGTTCGGATCCAGGTGACGAAAAGCGGGCGCCGCCTGCGCGACAAAGCGGTGGTGGCGGTATCCGATCTCGGCACTGCGACCGGACTGGGCCCGAAGGAGTTCTCCAGACTGCAGAAGGAGATCGTGACGCTCCGCAACAGTCTTCTCCAGTCGGCAGACCACGCTGGTTGA
- a CDS encoding VOC family protein, translating into MSQGVGVVGVYVRDQEEALQFYVGKLGFRVHTDARNGDYRWLTVQHPEQPSFQLGLFAPQAPLVDAATAQTLREVVAKGAMPPLVLVVDNCRAAYDRMHADGVEFTQEPVARYGSVDASFRDPSGNGWKMIEAARG; encoded by the coding sequence ATGAGTCAAGGAGTCGGAGTGGTCGGCGTGTACGTGCGCGACCAGGAAGAAGCACTGCAGTTCTACGTCGGCAAGCTCGGTTTCCGCGTGCATACCGACGCGCGCAACGGCGACTACCGCTGGCTGACGGTGCAGCATCCGGAGCAGCCTTCGTTCCAGCTCGGCCTGTTCGCGCCGCAGGCGCCGCTGGTCGACGCGGCGACCGCGCAGACCCTGCGCGAGGTCGTGGCGAAAGGCGCGATGCCGCCGCTGGTGCTGGTCGTCGACAACTGCCGCGCGGCCTACGACCGCATGCACGCGGATGGCGTGGAGTTCACCCAGGAGCCGGTGGCGCGCTACGGCAGCGTGGATGCGAGTTTCCGCGACCCGTCGGGCAATGGCTGGAAGATGATCGAAGCCGCCCGCGGCTGA
- a CDS encoding response regulator transcription factor — protein sequence MPTLLIADDHPLFRAALRGAAADAVADLQVREADSLDGVLAALEAEPDIDLVLLDLHMPGNHGLAGLAAVRAQHPGVAVVVVSANDDPRVIRRALDHGAAGYLPKSSGLDELREAIRTVLACEQWLPAALRAPVSRARSSDHDADLAARLASLSPQQFRVLVLVAEGLLNKQIADRLEVQERTVKAHLTAIFERLGVRNRTQAGVVLRELELSDPARQV from the coding sequence ATGCCCACCCTCCTGATCGCCGACGACCACCCGCTGTTCCGCGCCGCGCTGCGCGGCGCCGCCGCCGATGCCGTCGCCGACCTGCAGGTGCGCGAAGCCGATTCGCTCGACGGCGTGCTCGCCGCGCTCGAAGCCGAGCCCGACATCGACCTGGTCCTGCTCGACCTGCACATGCCCGGCAACCACGGCCTCGCCGGCCTCGCCGCGGTGCGCGCGCAGCACCCGGGCGTGGCGGTGGTGGTGGTGTCGGCCAACGACGACCCGCGGGTCATCCGCCGCGCGCTCGACCACGGCGCGGCCGGCTACCTGCCGAAGAGTTCCGGCCTGGACGAACTGCGCGAGGCGATCCGCACCGTGCTCGCCTGCGAACAGTGGCTGCCCGCCGCGTTGCGCGCACCGGTGTCGCGTGCGCGCTCCAGCGACCACGACGCCGACCTCGCCGCGCGCCTGGCGAGCCTGTCGCCGCAGCAGTTCCGCGTGCTGGTGCTGGTCGCCGAAGGCCTGCTCAACAAGCAGATCGCCGACCGCCTGGAAGTACAGGAGCGCACGGTGAAGGCGCACCTCACCGCGATCTTCGAACGCCTGGGCGTGCGCAACCGCACGCAGGCGGGCGTGGTGCTGCGCGAACTCGAACTCAGCGATCCGGCGCGGCAGGTGTAA
- a CDS encoding 3-hydroxybutyrate dehydrogenase, producing the protein MASTAPASPARCILITGAGSGIGAGIAAELARAGHHLVVTDVNRDAAEAVAQALRADGGSAEALALDVTSDHSIEAALAAASRPVDVLVNNAGLQHVAPLEEFPMQKWEFLVDVMLVGVARLTRAVLPGMRARGFGRIVNIGSIHSLVASPYKSAYVAAKHGLLGFSKVIALETAGTDITINTICPTYVKTPLVDKQIADQARTRGIPEAQVVSEVMLKPMPKGVFITFEELGGITAFLMSPVARNITGHTIDVDGGWTVQ; encoded by the coding sequence ATGGCCTCGACCGCACCTGCATCGCCCGCACGCTGCATCCTCATCACCGGCGCCGGCAGCGGCATCGGCGCCGGCATCGCCGCCGAACTCGCGCGCGCCGGCCACCACCTGGTCGTCACCGACGTCAACCGCGACGCCGCCGAAGCCGTCGCGCAGGCGCTGCGCGCGGACGGCGGTTCGGCCGAAGCGTTGGCGCTGGACGTCACCTCCGACCACAGCATCGAAGCCGCGCTCGCCGCCGCCTCGCGCCCGGTCGACGTGCTGGTCAACAACGCCGGCCTGCAGCACGTGGCGCCGCTGGAGGAGTTCCCGATGCAGAAGTGGGAATTCCTCGTCGACGTGATGCTGGTCGGCGTCGCCCGCCTCACCCGCGCGGTGTTGCCGGGCATGCGCGCGCGCGGCTTCGGCCGCATCGTCAACATCGGCTCGATCCACTCGCTGGTGGCCTCGCCGTACAAGAGCGCCTACGTCGCCGCCAAGCACGGCCTGCTCGGCTTCTCCAAGGTGATCGCGCTGGAGACCGCCGGCACCGACATCACCATCAACACCATCTGCCCGACCTACGTGAAGACGCCGCTGGTCGACAAGCAGATCGCCGACCAGGCGCGCACGCGCGGCATCCCCGAGGCGCAGGTGGTGAGCGAGGTGATGCTCAAGCCGATGCCGAAGGGCGTGTTCATCACCTTCGAGGAACTGGGCGGGATCACCGCGTTCCTGATGTCGCCGGTCGCGCGCAACATCACCGGCCACACCATCGATGTGGATGGTGGGTGGACGGTGCAGTGA
- a CDS encoding Ohr family peroxiredoxin, whose translation MNKLNKVLFTGKTHTTVSPTSTNGHVNVDLRTSSPGGEDLVFTGVANHPTAEQLFAGAWSACYIGALGLVASQKKVTLPDDLSVDIEIDLVLKGNDYVLQARFDVRVPGFDQETAELIAHKAHEICPYSKATHNNIDVALNVTTS comes from the coding sequence ATGAACAAGCTCAACAAGGTCCTTTTCACCGGCAAGACGCACACGACCGTCAGCCCCACCAGCACGAACGGCCACGTCAACGTCGATCTGCGCACGTCGTCGCCGGGGGGCGAAGACCTGGTATTCACCGGAGTCGCCAATCATCCCACCGCAGAGCAGCTTTTTGCCGGCGCCTGGTCGGCCTGCTACATCGGCGCGCTCGGACTCGTGGCGAGCCAGAAGAAGGTCACGCTTCCGGACGATCTTTCCGTCGACATCGAGATCGACCTTGTCCTGAAGGGCAATGACTACGTCCTGCAGGCGCGCTTCGACGTCCGCGTGCCTGGGTTCGATCAAGAGACTGCCGAGTTGATCGCACATAAGGCGCACGAGATCTGCCCGTACTCGAAGGCGACCCACAACAACATCGACGTCGCCCTGAACGTCACCACCTCGTAA
- a CDS encoding helix-turn-helix transcriptional regulator, with translation MDAASHEEWPVHRLARVSRVSAAHFARSFKDAFGIPPHRYLLTRRIERAKTLLRDTELAITDIAFQTGWQSLGTFGRTFRDITGESPGELRARERAAIHALEQVPACFVSAAYRPELTIAVSEKRRQEAADSIPSDTTQA, from the coding sequence ATGGACGCGGCCTCGCACGAGGAGTGGCCGGTGCACCGGCTGGCGCGGGTGAGCCGCGTCTCCGCGGCGCACTTCGCGCGCTCGTTCAAGGACGCCTTCGGCATCCCGCCGCACCGCTACCTGCTCACCCGCCGGATCGAGCGCGCCAAGACGCTGCTGCGCGACACCGAACTGGCGATCACCGACATCGCGTTCCAGACCGGCTGGCAGAGCCTGGGCACCTTCGGCCGCACCTTCCGCGACATCACCGGCGAAAGCCCGGGCGAGTTGCGGGCGCGCGAGCGCGCCGCCATCCACGCGCTGGAACAGGTGCCGGCCTGTTTCGTCAGCGCCGCCTACCGCCCCGAGCTCACCATCGCAGTTTCGGAGAAGCGGCGGCAGGAGGCGGCCGATAGCATTCCCTCCGACACAACCCAGGCCTGA
- a CDS encoding FGGY family carbohydrate kinase has protein sequence MERSGLFLALDQGGSASRALVFDGAGHALAAARVDVGEHRPHPGWVEQDPQAVVASLRQAAQAALLQLDATQRTRVRSCGLSCQRSSLVCWDRDSGVALSPILSWQDTRGAQWLAAQALDAEAIRARTGLYPNAHFGLSKIRWCLDHLRSVQAAAADDRLLIGPLAAFLAFQLLEQRPARVDPANAARTLLFDLARGDWDSAQLARFGIARRWLPDIARSDAAFGDLVLAGDGLPALRLPLRLLSGDQSTAAFACGEPRGDAAYLNIGTGAFAYRLAPPTSMPSRLLRSVIHWSDAPEYVVEGTVNGAGAALAWFAAQHGIGDVAAALDAGWTDDGAGDAVFLNGIGGLGSPDWRADFPSHFIDATTPQQHLVAVAESIVFLVQRNLDLLRSVGDPCDYVLVSGGLAHADRLCQALSNLSGLPLRRPAQCEASARGTAFLLAGRPADWARLPEQHFEPRADPALLARQRRWRASMAAALSGQR, from the coding sequence ATGGAGCGCAGCGGGCTGTTCCTCGCACTGGACCAGGGCGGCAGCGCCAGTCGCGCGCTGGTGTTCGACGGCGCGGGCCATGCGTTGGCCGCGGCGCGGGTCGACGTCGGCGAGCACCGGCCGCACCCCGGTTGGGTCGAACAGGATCCGCAGGCCGTCGTCGCCTCGCTGCGACAGGCGGCGCAGGCGGCCCTGCTGCAACTCGATGCGACGCAACGCACGCGCGTGCGCAGCTGCGGGCTGAGCTGCCAGCGCTCCAGCCTGGTGTGCTGGGATCGCGACAGCGGCGTCGCCTTGTCGCCGATCCTCAGCTGGCAGGACACCCGCGGCGCGCAATGGCTGGCCGCGCAGGCGCTCGATGCCGAGGCGATCCGCGCGCGCACCGGGCTGTATCCGAATGCGCACTTCGGCCTGAGCAAGATCCGCTGGTGCCTGGACCACCTGCGCAGCGTGCAGGCGGCGGCCGCCGACGACCGCCTGCTGATCGGACCGCTGGCGGCCTTCCTCGCGTTCCAACTGCTGGAGCAGCGACCCGCCCGCGTCGACCCGGCCAACGCCGCGCGGACCCTGCTGTTCGATCTCGCGCGCGGCGATTGGGATTCCGCACAGCTCGCGCGCTTCGGCATCGCGCGCCGCTGGCTGCCCGACATCGCGCGCAGCGATGCCGCGTTCGGCGACCTCGTCCTGGCGGGCGACGGCCTGCCCGCGCTACGCCTGCCGCTGCGCCTGCTCAGCGGCGACCAGTCGACCGCGGCCTTCGCCTGCGGCGAGCCGCGCGGTGACGCGGCCTATCTCAATATCGGCACCGGTGCCTTCGCCTATCGCCTGGCGCCGCCGACGTCCATGCCGTCGCGGTTGCTGCGCAGCGTGATCCACTGGAGCGACGCGCCGGAGTACGTGGTCGAGGGCACGGTCAACGGTGCCGGCGCCGCACTCGCGTGGTTCGCCGCGCAGCACGGCATCGGCGATGTCGCCGCGGCGCTCGACGCGGGCTGGACGGACGACGGCGCGGGCGACGCCGTGTTCCTCAACGGCATCGGTGGCCTCGGCTCGCCCGACTGGCGCGCCGACTTCCCCTCGCACTTCATCGATGCCACCACGCCGCAGCAGCACCTCGTCGCGGTCGCCGAGAGCATCGTCTTCCTCGTCCAGCGCAACCTCGACCTGCTGCGCAGCGTCGGCGATCCCTGCGACTACGTGCTGGTCAGTGGCGGCCTGGCGCACGCGGACCGGCTGTGCCAGGCGCTCAGCAACCTGAGCGGCCTGCCACTGCGCCGGCCGGCGCAATGCGAAGCCTCCGCACGCGGCACTGCGTTCCTGCTCGCCGGTCGACCCGCGGACTGGGCCCGCCTGCCGGAACAACACTTCGAACCACGCGCCGATCCCGCGCTGCTCGCGCGCCAGCGGCGCTGGCGCGCGAGCATGGCGGCCGCGCTGTCCGGACAGCGCTAG
- a CDS encoding (S)-acetoin forming diacetyl reductase produces MARTENGKVALITGGGQGIGQAIAERLYADGFKVAVADLNIENARKVADALGGKQRGALAIQVDVADRDSVFAAVNHAASELGGFDVMINNAGIAPASPIEEITQESIDQLFSINFNGVVWGTQAAAAAFRALGHGGKIISAASQAGHIGNPGIALYSASKFAVRGFSQTAARDLAKDGITVNTYAPGIVRTPLVEDLVKKAASAAGKPEAWAWEQFANGIALDRLSEPSEVAAVVSFLAGADSNYITGQSILVDGGIVFN; encoded by the coding sequence ATGGCACGAACTGAAAATGGCAAGGTCGCTTTGATTACCGGTGGCGGCCAAGGCATCGGACAAGCCATCGCCGAACGGCTTTACGCCGATGGTTTCAAAGTGGCGGTGGCCGACTTGAATATCGAGAATGCGCGCAAGGTGGCCGATGCGCTTGGCGGAAAGCAGCGCGGCGCCCTTGCGATCCAGGTCGACGTCGCGGATCGGGACAGCGTGTTCGCCGCGGTCAACCATGCCGCGTCGGAGCTGGGCGGCTTCGACGTCATGATCAACAACGCTGGCATTGCGCCGGCATCCCCGATCGAAGAGATCACGCAGGAGAGCATCGATCAGCTCTTCTCCATCAACTTCAACGGTGTCGTCTGGGGCACGCAAGCGGCGGCCGCGGCGTTCCGGGCACTTGGACACGGCGGAAAGATCATCAGCGCAGCATCGCAGGCGGGGCACATCGGAAACCCCGGGATCGCGCTGTATTCGGCTTCCAAGTTCGCAGTTCGCGGTTTTTCGCAGACGGCGGCCCGGGACTTGGCGAAGGACGGCATCACCGTCAACACCTACGCCCCCGGCATCGTCAGGACGCCGCTGGTGGAAGACCTAGTGAAAAAGGCCGCGTCGGCCGCAGGCAAGCCCGAAGCCTGGGCGTGGGAGCAGTTCGCGAACGGTATTGCGCTCGATCGGCTGTCCGAACCATCGGAAGTGGCGGCTGTAGTCTCGTTCCTGGCAGGCGCCGATTCCAACTACATCACAGGTCAATCGATCCTTGTCGACGGCGGCATAGTGTTCAACTGA
- a CDS encoding alpha/beta hydrolase yields the protein MSNKPAVVLVHGFWGGAAHWSKVIVELSRKGYGDIHAVEMPLTSLADDAERARKMVAQINGPVVLVGHSYGGAVITEMGDQPNVKALVYVAAFAPDAGESPGAITQQQPPAAVANIAPDSDGYLWVKPDKYHESFCQDLDADEGLVMGVTQKAPLGSTFGNNVTAPAWKKKPCWYQISSQDRMIHPDNQTRMSGRMGAKKVITLDASHASLASRPAEIAALIDEAAAAT from the coding sequence ATGAGCAACAAGCCTGCTGTCGTGCTGGTCCACGGTTTCTGGGGCGGGGCCGCGCATTGGTCGAAGGTGATCGTGGAGTTGTCGCGCAAGGGTTACGGCGACATCCACGCGGTCGAGATGCCGCTGACCTCGCTCGCCGACGATGCCGAGCGCGCGCGCAAGATGGTCGCGCAGATCAACGGGCCGGTCGTGTTGGTGGGCCATTCCTACGGCGGTGCGGTCATCACCGAGATGGGCGACCAGCCCAACGTGAAGGCGCTGGTCTACGTCGCCGCGTTCGCGCCCGATGCCGGCGAGAGCCCCGGCGCCATCACCCAGCAGCAACCGCCGGCGGCGGTGGCCAACATCGCGCCGGACAGCGACGGCTACCTGTGGGTGAAGCCGGACAAGTACCACGAGAGCTTCTGCCAGGACCTGGACGCCGACGAAGGCCTGGTGATGGGGGTGACGCAGAAGGCGCCGCTGGGCAGCACCTTCGGCAACAACGTCACCGCGCCGGCGTGGAAGAAGAAGCCGTGCTGGTACCAGATCTCCAGCCAGGACCGGATGATCCATCCCGACAACCAGACGCGGATGTCCGGGCGCATGGGCGCGAAGAAGGTGATCACCCTGGATGCGAGCCACGCCTCGCTGGCGTCACGCCCGGCGGAGATCGCGGCGTTGATCGACGAGGCCGCCGCGGCGACGTAA